A single Rubrivivax gelatinosus IL144 DNA region contains:
- a CDS encoding methyl-accepting chemotaxis protein, protein MSFLFRLRIGARMALAFGFIVALMLVVLAAVLLQIGRVERLSAELVEAQAERLSLAQEWYQNIAVNSQRALAIGLSSDDVLEQVFGDKMKSVTARTSEIVKRYTELETTDEGRRGIEAMSQVRLRYLDQRKALLAARGDAARVAAEGAAFQKVTAEYIEQARQVLAYQQQRQREIGAGVQAASEALRWTAVVVSLLASIAAVVMGWTLSRGITGPLAALQATARRIAAGDLAENIALQPGEVETVQLGNEIVRMQQSLRALVGQVHEVAESIEVASSEVAAGNADLSARTESTASSLEETSSTMQSLTGTVRQTAESARSANELARSAGTVAGDGGTVVRDLVRSMEAIHRSSRRVAEIIGTIDGIAFQTNILALNAAVEAARAGEQGRGFAVVAGEVRTLAQRSAQAAREIKALIDDSVREVELGTRSVGDAGRSMDEIVAAVQRVGEVVDGISATTAEQSEGIVGVNAAIVQIEQSTQQNAALVEQSTAAAASLREQARRLTSLVGGFRLD, encoded by the coding sequence ATGTCATTTCTGTTTCGGCTGCGCATCGGCGCCCGCATGGCGCTGGCGTTCGGATTCATCGTCGCGCTGATGCTGGTCGTGCTGGCGGCGGTGCTGCTGCAGATCGGGCGCGTCGAGCGCCTCAGCGCCGAGCTGGTCGAGGCCCAGGCCGAGCGCCTGTCGCTGGCGCAGGAGTGGTACCAGAACATCGCCGTCAACTCGCAGCGCGCGCTGGCGATCGGGCTGTCTTCCGACGACGTGCTGGAGCAGGTCTTCGGCGACAAGATGAAGTCGGTGACGGCGCGCACCAGCGAGATCGTCAAGCGCTACACCGAGCTGGAGACGACCGACGAAGGGCGCCGCGGCATCGAGGCGATGAGCCAGGTGCGGCTGCGCTACCTCGACCAGCGCAAGGCGCTGCTGGCCGCGCGCGGTGACGCCGCCAGGGTCGCGGCCGAGGGCGCGGCGTTCCAGAAGGTCACCGCCGAGTACATCGAGCAGGCGCGTCAGGTGCTGGCCTACCAGCAGCAGCGCCAGCGCGAGATCGGCGCCGGCGTCCAGGCCGCCAGTGAAGCCTTGCGCTGGACGGCGGTCGTCGTCTCGCTGCTGGCCAGCATCGCCGCCGTCGTGATGGGCTGGACGCTGTCGCGCGGCATCACCGGGCCGCTGGCGGCGCTGCAGGCCACGGCACGCCGCATCGCGGCCGGCGACCTGGCCGAGAACATCGCGCTGCAGCCCGGCGAGGTCGAGACGGTGCAGCTCGGCAACGAGATCGTGCGCATGCAGCAGTCGCTGCGCGCCCTGGTCGGCCAGGTGCACGAGGTCGCCGAATCGATCGAGGTCGCCAGCAGCGAGGTCGCCGCCGGCAACGCCGATCTGAGCGCGCGCACCGAGAGCACGGCCTCCAGCCTGGAGGAGACGTCCAGCACGATGCAGTCGCTCACCGGCACGGTGCGCCAGACGGCCGAATCGGCGCGCAGCGCCAACGAGCTGGCGCGTTCGGCGGGCACGGTCGCCGGCGACGGCGGCACCGTCGTGCGCGACCTGGTGCGCTCGATGGAAGCCATCCACCGCAGCAGCCGGCGGGTCGCCGAGATCATCGGCACGATCGACGGCATCGCCTTCCAGACCAACATCCTGGCGCTCAATGCCGCCGTCGAGGCGGCGCGTGCCGGCGAGCAGGGCCGCGGCTTCGCGGTCGTCGCCGGCGAGGTGCGCACGCTGGCCCAGCGCAGCGCCCAGGCGGCGCGCGAGATCAAGGCGCTGATCGACGACTCGGTGCGCGAGGTCGAGCTCGGCACACGCAGCGTCGGCGACGCCGGGCGCTCGATGGACGAGATCGTCGCCGCGGTGCAGCGTGTCGGCGAGGTCGTCGACGGCATCAGCGCGACGACCGCCGAGCAGAGCGAAGGCATCGTCGGCGTCAACGCGGCGATCGTGCAGATCGAGCAGTCGACGCAGCAGAACGCGGCGCTGGTCGAGCAGTCGACCGCGGCGGCGGCCAGCCTGCGCGAGCAGGCGCGCCGGCTGACCTCGCTGGTCGGCGGTTTCCGCCTGGACTGA
- a CDS encoding TolB-like translocation protein, whose product MNDQYSFRRRRPAAGAALLALACLALSPLSRAATTLPEVQVTKSPIPDYEFDSARNGKYCASCNGGMGNSLFAFTGADGKLWVGTVDFQTGAFYPPDGHGVLVDTETAPVADFGNGPEWMSGASGSRIVYTRYVTGSTHSESTAQIGMATMVNGTWTPSVLQNSLGRATPDGSKDDNDTNPRINYISADKSALFWRQMSAPGVEVTMPIADLTGGNSRRWVPGTRKIIFQGHNPSDARLVDQVYTYDTDSGAVEQLTFDAVGKYGAFMWKAPEYGNEYVFFTMADFRRKILVYRKIAGTDGVKRWTVIKTITPPTKLPYFWSPEVFTHNGRSYIFTVVSPSNQFWDKSYPTHLAISGIDPLKQNFKMLTNDTTKPRVRLDPEYFITAKGPFIYYNRLVPATTEYPDGVNDGVWYVDTGLGAPLSK is encoded by the coding sequence ATGAACGACCAATACTCTTTCCGCCGCCGGCGCCCGGCGGCCGGCGCGGCCCTGCTGGCCCTGGCCTGCCTGGCGCTGTCGCCCCTCTCGCGGGCCGCGACGACGCTGCCCGAGGTCCAGGTCACGAAGTCGCCGATACCGGACTACGAGTTCGACTCGGCACGCAACGGCAAGTACTGCGCAAGCTGCAACGGCGGCATGGGCAACTCGCTGTTCGCGTTCACCGGCGCCGACGGCAAGCTCTGGGTCGGCACGGTCGACTTCCAGACCGGCGCGTTCTATCCGCCCGACGGCCACGGCGTGCTCGTCGACACCGAGACCGCGCCGGTGGCCGACTTCGGCAACGGCCCGGAATGGATGTCCGGCGCCTCGGGTTCGCGCATCGTCTACACGCGCTACGTCACCGGCTCGACGCACAGCGAGAGCACGGCGCAGATCGGCATGGCGACGATGGTCAACGGTACCTGGACGCCGTCGGTGCTGCAGAACTCCCTCGGCCGCGCGACGCCCGACGGCTCCAAGGACGACAACGACACCAACCCGCGCATCAACTACATCTCGGCCGACAAGAGCGCGCTGTTCTGGCGCCAGATGTCCGCGCCCGGGGTCGAGGTGACGATGCCGATCGCCGACCTCACCGGCGGCAACTCGCGGCGCTGGGTGCCGGGCACGCGCAAGATCATCTTCCAGGGCCACAACCCGTCGGACGCGCGGCTCGTCGATCAGGTCTACACCTACGACACCGACAGCGGTGCCGTCGAGCAGCTGACCTTCGACGCGGTCGGCAAGTACGGCGCGTTCATGTGGAAGGCGCCCGAGTACGGCAACGAGTACGTCTTCTTCACGATGGCGGACTTCCGCCGCAAGATCCTCGTCTACCGCAAGATCGCCGGCACCGACGGCGTCAAACGCTGGACGGTCATCAAGACGATCACGCCGCCGACCAAGCTGCCCTACTTCTGGTCGCCCGAGGTCTTCACGCACAACGGGCGTTCGTACATCTTCACCGTGGTCAGCCCGTCCAACCAGTTCTGGGACAAGAGCTACCCGACGCACCTGGCGATCAGCGGCATCGACCCGCTGAAGCAGAACTTCAAGATGCTGACGAACGACACGACCAAGCCGCGCGTTCGGCTGGACCCGGAGTACTTCATCACCGCCAAGGGGCCGTTCATCTACTACAACCGCCTGGTGCCGGCGACGACCGAGTACCCCGACGGCGTCAACGACGGCGTCTGGTACGTCGACACCGGGCTGGGCGCGCCGCTGTCGAAGTAA